The DNA segment TGACTGCATCCTGCTGGCACAGGTCATGCTGGGGCGATCTGGGGGGTCTATGGGAAGGCAACTGCTGTGGACAGAACCTAAACATGCTCTCTTTTGCCATTGGTACCATCGGTTGCAGCTACAGTCAGGAGCACCACTTGGCAGTGTTACCCTGGGCTTTGCTGGCTGCTTGGTGCGTGCCAGTGGATGGGGGCTGGTTCAGTCCCATGAGCTTGGGGCTGCAAGCTGAGGACCCTGGAGATCCCAGCATTTGTCAGCCACGTCTTTGGCATTGCTGCTGAAGTGTCTGCCCAGCTGCATGATGGCTTTGCTGTGTGATTGACCTTAACTCTGGAGTTGTCTCATCTTTGAGCATCCCTGGCTTTTATTCTTGCAACTGCAAGGCAGGTTAGGGTGTGAATTTGTCACTTAATCCTCTCACCATGGCTAAAGAGGGGCTTCTCTGCCACATTTTGTGTGTCATCTGGTCCTTTCTGGGTATGGGATAACCCTCCTACCAGGCTTTTTCCACTGACACACTGCATTGATGATGGCTTTGTATGTAGGAGTCCATGCTAGACCCCCAACTCCTCTGTACACCTTCCTATCCTGAGCTTGAGGGTCACACAAAATCCATGTCAAGTCCCACACAGTGGGATAAAGCCAGAGCTgtagcagcagctgggaaagggaTTTCTTTGGTCATTTGTTCCCATCCTGTCTGTTGCAAAGATGTCTTCTGGGGTCAGGCAGGAGGCTTTCTACGCAAAAGCAAGCCCCAGTCAGCTCATGGAGGCCTGATGGTTTGGTACCCCTTGTCTTCCAGAACGGGAGTCCCGAGAGCATGAGGAGCCAACCACGTCAGAAATGACAGAGGAAACCTACCCACCCAAGGCCTACCGGCCCAAGCATGGGCGCCTCTCCGAGCTCAAAGCTGAGGCCCTGAAGAAGGACCGCCGGAAGAAGCTGACCCTGGCCAAGTTTGTGGGCATGGCCGAGAACACAGCACACCCCCGCGTCGTCATCCCTGAGCTCCGGCAAGAGTTTGAGCTCGTGGGTGCCTTCACCTTCCCTCTGTGGGGCTCCCATGGGCAGGGGGATGTGGGAGGGCTTTGCCCCCCCTAGGGAGCGGGTGCTGgtggagaaggagcaggagacCTGGGGGCATTTGCAGCTGTGAGGTGCTCCCCTTCTCACACTCCATCTTCTCCCTGCTTGCAGGGCCCCTGCCGCAGGCACATGGAGGCATCTCTGCAGGAGCTCAAGAGCAGCCAGCGGATGGTCCCCCGTGCTGTCCACCTCCCCAACTGCGACCGAAAGGGGTTCTACAAGAGGAAGCAGGTAAGAGCCCCATGGAGGGATGCTCCCCACCCAGGGAGGCTTTTCTCTGCCACTGCCCTGGATGGGAAGGATGGAGATTTTTCCTCTGATGAGCTGGTGGGTAGGTTGCTGTGAGCATCTCCAGGCACATGCGGTGGTGGGTGGCCTTGCTGATGGGTTCAAGTGCCATCCCTCCTGAAGTGAGCATCTTCCTGAGAGGAGCTGGTGAGGGAGGAAAAGTCAGAGAACCCGAGGCTGGGGTACCAGCGGGGATGGAGATGTGCTGAAAGCAGAGACCAGGAGCTAAGTCCTACCCAGGGAATTGCATTGCTGGGGTGAAAGGGGCAAAGTGCATGGCTGATCCTGATCCCCAGTGTGAGGGAGCCGCACGGCGTCTGGTGGCCAGCTCTTGATATCTGCCCTTGCATGTCTCCCCAGTGCAAGCCCTCCCGAGGCCGGAAGCGTGGGTTGTGTTGGTGTGTGGACAAATACGGCATGAAGCTGCCAGGGACTGACTACCTGAGTGGAGACCTGCAGTGCCATGCATTCGACAGCAGCAACGTGGAGTGAAATTGcatcccctccctccaccccatCACTACCTACCCAGgctccctttcaccctcccctcTGCACCTCCCTGTGCCCCGGGACTCCGATTCCTTTCATCTCAtgtaagaagaaagaaagaaaggaaaagaaaaaagagaaaggaaggaaaagggaaaaaagagaaagggaaagaaaggagtaaagaaaggaaaagaaaagaagagcaaagaaaagaagagaaaagaaaagaacacaaaaagaaaagaaaaagaaagaaaaaaacaaaccctgaagAAACTGAGGACTCGGAATCTACAGCAGCCTCATGACAACAAGGACTCAGCAAGGAAAGGACAGAGCCAGAGATAAACCAGCTGCAGCCGCTCCACCATCCTGCGCCTCTCCCCAACACTGCCCACGCCCCCCTGCCACAAGCAGAGGCCACCCCAATGTAGGAAGCTCTCCAAGTTGGTGATTTTCCAGTACGGGTTTTGGgcaggttaatttttttttttttggggggggggggcgggggggggggggtagctAGTTGTTTTCTAAAGGGTCTTGAGATAAAACCTTGCAGCCACCACTGTTTCCCCTCCTCACTGTGGTGCCCTGGAGTCTTCTCCCCACATCACTGGCACTCACTCAAGTCAATTTGATTTCCATCTCAAACAACCACCCCAGATTCAGGCAGACTTTGACATGTCAGGAGGAGGTGTGGGACTGCTGGCCTCATGTCTGGAGATGAGATAGGCAGGGAAACACAGCTCCTGCAACAGCATGAATACCCCCAAAAAATATCCATggacttcaaaagaaaatcatCCTAAAAGGAAAGATGTCTTTCTCCATCTGGTTCCTCTTGAATGGAAGGTCATAAATCTTTTTGGACAAGCACAACTTTGACCGTTATCCGTCCAGGTGTGGAAGCATTTGTCAcctgtgtgcacatgtgcaagcaTGTGTGTGCACGGATGTGGCTTTTTCTCCTTGCAAAACTTTGCTTCAACACCTGCAGTCTGGAAGGCTTAAGCGTAATCAGGGGGAGAGATACTGCCCCTTcccaaaaaataataataacctGCTGGACTAACAGGAGCAGGGTTATGGAGGAGCATCGGTGCCTGCAGGATCAGGGCCCAGCCAATGCCAAGGGCTGCATCTGAGCCAACTCTACAGATATTCCATCAGCATCCAGACTGAAGCATCCCTACGTGAGGACAGGGGGATCGGGGCCAAAACTCTTCCCACCCTTCAGCACCACAAGGAAGACCAACTATGGAGATTTTTTGTtcgttttttttctttcacagccaAAAAGTGGTTtgctccagggaaaaaaaaaagaaaaaccaccaaaaaaccaaacaaagaaacCTACACTTTGCTTTATCTTGGATTTTTGTTAAGGCTGGTTTATAGCCTTCCCTGTGGGTAGAAAAATGCCGGTCTCCATTCTTTTGCATTGAGGATACTACTCATATTGCCACGGCTGATTCCCACCACCTTGCAGCAAAATCCTGTGATGGGCCTTCACCTTTAACCTGGGACCCAGCTCCTTGTTGATTGACAGCAGCCACTGCACCACGGAGACCCACTGCATCAGGCATGCTGGAACAGACCTCAGCTGCCTTCCCGacttattttgttgttttaaatttttacatTCAATTTTGGGACTGTTGCCTCTTGCTTCCTCATGACAAGGGTCTCCGCGATGTTGGCACTGGGAGGAGGAGATCCTGCaacaaagggaaggaaggaaagcgAGCTGTGGGGTCTGAGTGCTG comes from the Falco peregrinus isolate bFalPer1 chromosome 8, bFalPer1.pri, whole genome shotgun sequence genome and includes:
- the IGFBP5 gene encoding insulin-like growth factor-binding protein 5, with amino-acid sequence MLLRLLVLLGACPGLSRCLGSFVQCEPCDGKALSLCPPPPLGCELVKEPGCGCCLTCALPAGQPCGVYTERCARGLRCLPRQGEEKPLHALLHGTAVCLSEKSYREQAKAERESREHEEPTTSEMTEETYPPKAYRPKHGRLSELKAEALKKDRRKKLTLAKFVGMAENTAHPRVVIPELRQEFELGPCRRHMEASLQELKSSQRMVPRAVHLPNCDRKGFYKRKQCKPSRGRKRGLCWCVDKYGMKLPGTDYLSGDLQCHAFDSSNVE